A part of Candidatus Hydrogenedentota bacterium genomic DNA contains:
- a CDS encoding permease: MQQTVAPNDTPIIPEAPGGVRVVAPLLAAGIGLALIAALAGQRWVDSFAAFFIAITLSALPYMLMGALLSGLMEVFLPPTALSAITRRVGPWGIVVTAIAVPLFPICECGIVAVVRRLVRKGLPLSHALTYLLAAPIINPIVFASTYVAFQDFVHPLLRTLGGFVVAVGIGYLFSRIKLENALVPGFLTDANGNGCGCASECSSNRMDKGGSFSSSSSPEQTGRAEGRLQAVARHTRMDFLEMIPYFLMGVFIASVMKTFFGDSLMALAERYPIFGPAFMMALAFVLSLCSEADAFPAASFTSFSIVAHTGYLVLGPMLDIKLLIMYRSMFRGWFIAALAGAIVMGVTAYLMLLEVFL; encoded by the coding sequence ATGCAGCAGACCGTCGCACCGAACGACACGCCGATCATCCCGGAAGCGCCGGGCGGCGTGCGCGTGGTGGCGCCGCTGTTGGCGGCGGGCATCGGCCTTGCCTTGATCGCGGCGCTGGCGGGACAGCGATGGGTGGATTCATTCGCGGCCTTTTTCATCGCCATCACGCTGAGCGCGTTGCCGTACATGCTGATGGGCGCGTTGCTGAGCGGCCTGATGGAGGTGTTTCTTCCGCCGACGGCCCTGTCGGCGATTACGCGCCGGGTCGGTCCATGGGGCATCGTTGTGACGGCGATCGCCGTTCCGCTGTTTCCGATTTGCGAATGCGGCATCGTGGCTGTCGTGCGCCGATTGGTCCGCAAGGGGCTTCCGCTTAGCCACGCATTGACCTATTTGCTCGCCGCGCCCATTATCAACCCGATTGTGTTCGCCTCGACCTATGTGGCATTTCAGGATTTCGTCCACCCATTGCTTCGGACGCTTGGCGGATTCGTGGTCGCCGTGGGCATCGGGTATCTCTTTTCGCGCATCAAACTGGAGAACGCCCTTGTTCCCGGCTTTTTGACGGACGCCAATGGCAACGGCTGCGGTTGTGCGAGCGAATGTTCGTCGAACCGGATGGACAAGGGGGGAAGTTTTTCTTCCTCTTCCTCGCCGGAACAAACGGGAAGGGCCGAAGGGCGCCTTCAGGCCGTTGCGCGCCACACGCGCATGGACTTTCTCGAAATGATTCCTTATTTCTTGATGGGCGTGTTCATCGCCAGCGTCATGAAGACTTTCTTCGGCGACAGCCTGATGGCGCTTGCGGAGCGATATCCAATCTTCGGTCCGGCATTCATGATGGCGCTCGCGTTCGTGCTCAGCCTGTGCTCGGAAGCCGACGCCTTTCCCGCGGCGAGTTTTACCTCGTTTTCAATCGTGGCGCACACCGGGTATCTCGTCCTGGGCCCGATGCTCGACATCAAACTTCTGATTATGTACCGGAGCATGTTCCGCGGCTGGTTCATTGCGGCGCTGGCCGGGGCGATTGTTATGGGCGTCACGGCGTATCTGATGCTGCTGGAGGTGTTTCTGTGA
- a CDS encoding PhoPQ-activated pathogenicity-related family protein, translating to MKKQLRWVLIGLLVLSAAGMAFAAPKETGQATNLRESDPAKMTALDRYIAKPDPNYKYELVNTFEGDGTTGYVLGLTSQQWRTATEVDRPVWTHWVTIAVPKKVKSTTALMVIGGGSNKDQAPKGGDVKLHVIAKATNAITAEISNIPNEPLVFSDDQKRRSEDSIIAYTWDKYLRTGDEEWPLRLPMTKAVVRAMDAIQEFCASSRGGKNTIETFVPAGGSKRGWTTWTVGVVDKRVVAIAPAVIDLLNIIPSFRHHKAVYGRWAPAIDDYEQMGIMEWMETPEYAAMMKIVEPYSYLDRLTMPKFIMASGGDQFFLPDSWKFYWDDLKGPKWIRYVPNTGHGLNATAYESLQAFFGAIAHNEPIPEITWTFVDDATVRVQANAKPSSVKLWQGTNPEHRDFRVDVAGEIYKATDLAPEADGSYIGKVEKSAQGWTAYLIELQFPGKSGAPFTFTTPIRILPDTYEHEYVPVPNPPKGFLTK from the coding sequence ATGAAGAAACAACTGCGTTGGGTGTTGATAGGGCTTTTGGTATTGTCGGCAGCCGGGATGGCGTTTGCGGCGCCGAAGGAGACCGGTCAGGCAACCAATCTGCGCGAGAGCGATCCGGCGAAGATGACCGCGCTGGACCGATACATCGCCAAGCCCGATCCGAATTACAAATACGAACTCGTGAACACCTTCGAAGGGGACGGGACGACCGGATATGTGCTTGGCCTCACCTCGCAGCAGTGGCGCACGGCGACGGAAGTGGACAGGCCGGTCTGGACGCATTGGGTAACGATTGCCGTGCCGAAGAAGGTCAAGAGCACGACGGCGTTGATGGTCATCGGCGGCGGCAGCAACAAGGATCAGGCCCCGAAAGGCGGCGATGTCAAATTGCACGTCATCGCGAAAGCCACAAACGCCATCACCGCCGAAATATCGAATATCCCAAATGAACCGCTGGTGTTTTCCGACGATCAGAAGCGCCGTTCGGAGGATTCGATTATCGCGTACACATGGGACAAGTACTTGCGCACCGGCGATGAGGAATGGCCCCTGCGCCTCCCGATGACGAAAGCCGTCGTGCGCGCGATGGATGCAATCCAGGAATTTTGCGCAAGTTCCCGGGGCGGCAAGAACACGATCGAGACCTTTGTTCCGGCAGGCGGATCGAAGCGGGGCTGGACCACGTGGACCGTCGGTGTCGTTGACAAGCGCGTGGTCGCGATCGCGCCCGCCGTTATCGATCTGCTCAATATCATTCCGTCGTTCAGGCACCACAAGGCCGTATACGGCCGCTGGGCCCCGGCCATCGACGACTATGAGCAGATGGGCATCATGGAATGGATGGAGACGCCCGAATACGCGGCCATGATGAAGATCGTGGAACCGTACAGTTACCTTGATCGATTGACGATGCCGAAATTCATCATGGCCTCCGGCGGCGATCAGTTTTTCCTTCCGGATTCCTGGAAGTTTTACTGGGATGATCTGAAAGGTCCGAAATGGATTCGCTATGTGCCCAATACCGGCCATGGCCTCAACGCCACCGCCTACGAAAGCCTGCAAGCGTTTTTTGGAGCGATTGCGCACAACGAACCGATCCCCGAAATCACATGGACCTTCGTGGACGATGCAACGGTCCGCGTTCAGGCCAATGCGAAGCCTTCGTCGGTGAAATTGTGGCAGGGCACAAATCCCGAACACCGCGATTTCCGCGTGGATGTGGCCGGGGAAATCTACAAGGCCACGGATCTTGCGCCGGAAGCGGACGGATCATATATCGGCAAGGTCGAGAAGTCCGCGCAGGGATGGACGGCCTATTTGATCGAGTTGCAATTTCCCGGCAAATCGGGCGCGCCGTTCACCTTCACGACACCCATTCGCATCCTGCCCGATACCTACGAGCATGAGTATGTGCCCGTGCCGAATCCGCCGAAGGGATTCTTGACGAAATGA
- a CDS encoding homoserine O-acetyltransferase, which translates to MPETGTVGLVQTQYFTFAEPPNEMPLDCGERLGPITLAYETYGKLNEDRSNAVLIVHALSGDAHVAGRHSPDDPKPGWWDAMVGPGKGFDTDRYFVICSNVIGGCRGSTGPSSINPRTGKPYGLSFPIITIADMVRAQTHLIDHLGIGQLLSVAGGSMGGMQVLEWATRYPERIKSAIVIASSHMSAAQAIAFNAVGRHAVLADPRFRGGNYYEEEGPAKGLSIARMLAHITYLSQQSMHSKFGRALRWADRYSYDFDSEFAVETYLDYQGEQFVNRFDANSYLYITKALDYFDLSATYGSLEKALARVEASMLVLSYSSDWLYPPAESEEIVHAMTRLDKDVTYCCIQSDYGHDAFLLEVEVMEKIISGFLRNASEKGRYCAKKPGCACVTRNTGQPPHRGNSIYDGRRIDYERIVDLIEDGSRVLDIGCGDGVLLCQLMREKNARGMGIELDQDSIISCVQCGIPVVQADIDKGLAGLPDQSRDYVILSMTLQVIKRPDIAIREMLRIGRKCIISFPNFGFWKVRAMTMFWGQAPVTRNLPYPWHESPNRHVLSIKDFRTFCAANGARILREIPISSHGRTVHTAGFWPNLFADEAVFVITAAEGRAASQS; encoded by the coding sequence ATGCCGGAAACGGGTACCGTTGGATTGGTCCAGACACAGTATTTCACGTTCGCCGAGCCGCCGAACGAGATGCCGCTCGACTGCGGCGAACGGTTGGGACCGATTACACTGGCCTACGAAACCTACGGCAAACTGAACGAGGATCGATCGAATGCCGTACTGATCGTGCATGCCCTGTCGGGCGACGCGCATGTTGCCGGTCGCCATTCGCCGGACGACCCAAAACCGGGATGGTGGGACGCGATGGTCGGCCCGGGCAAGGGATTTGACACGGATCGTTATTTTGTCATCTGTTCAAATGTCATCGGCGGTTGCCGTGGTTCCACGGGTCCCTCGTCCATCAATCCTCGGACAGGGAAACCCTATGGTTTGTCATTTCCGATTATCACCATCGCGGACATGGTCCGCGCACAGACGCATCTGATAGATCATCTCGGCATCGGGCAACTGCTCTCGGTGGCGGGCGGCTCGATGGGCGGCATGCAGGTGCTTGAATGGGCCACGCGCTATCCTGAACGCATCAAATCGGCGATTGTGATTGCGTCGTCGCACATGAGCGCCGCCCAAGCCATCGCGTTCAACGCGGTCGGACGTCACGCCGTGTTGGCCGATCCGCGGTTTCGCGGCGGTAATTACTACGAGGAGGAAGGCCCGGCCAAGGGCTTGTCCATCGCACGGATGCTTGCGCATATCACCTACCTTTCGCAACAGTCCATGCACAGCAAATTCGGTCGCGCGCTCCGCTGGGCCGATCGTTATAGTTACGATTTCGATAGCGAATTCGCGGTGGAAACCTACCTTGATTACCAAGGCGAGCAGTTCGTCAACCGGTTCGACGCCAACAGTTATCTTTACATCACCAAGGCGCTGGATTACTTCGATTTGTCGGCGACGTATGGCTCACTCGAGAAGGCGCTGGCGCGTGTCGAGGCATCCATGCTGGTGCTGTCGTATTCGAGCGACTGGCTGTACCCCCCGGCGGAATCGGAAGAAATTGTTCATGCGATGACCCGGCTCGATAAAGACGTCACCTATTGCTGCATCCAGTCAGATTACGGACATGATGCCTTTCTGCTGGAAGTCGAAGTTATGGAAAAGATCATCAGCGGGTTCCTGCGCAACGCGAGCGAAAAGGGCCGCTATTGCGCGAAAAAGCCGGGGTGCGCCTGCGTTACGCGCAATACCGGACAGCCGCCCCATCGCGGAAACAGCATCTATGATGGCCGCCGGATAGATTATGAGCGCATCGTTGATTTGATCGAGGATGGCAGCCGGGTGCTCGACATCGGCTGTGGCGACGGCGTGCTCCTGTGCCAGTTGATGCGCGAAAAAAATGCAAGAGGGATGGGCATCGAACTGGATCAAGACAGCATCATCAGTTGTGTGCAATGCGGAATTCCGGTGGTCCAAGCCGACATAGACAAAGGGCTGGCGGGCTTGCCCGATCAAAGCCGCGACTATGTCATCCTGAGCATGACGTTACAGGTCATCAAGCGGCCCGATATCGCCATCCGCGAGATGTTGCGCATCGGGCGGAAGTGCATCATCAGTTTCCCGAATTTCGGGTTCTGGAAGGTCCGCGCCATGACGATGTTCTGGGGCCAGGCGCCGGTCACGCGCAACCTGCCCTATCCGTGGCATGAGTCCCCAAACCGCCATGTGTTGTCCATCAAGGATTTTCGAACATTCTGCGCGGCCAATGGCGCGCGCATCCTGCGCGAAATTCCGATTTCAAGCCACGGACGAACCGTGCACACCGCC